A DNA window from Niabella yanshanensis contains the following coding sequences:
- a CDS encoding transposase encodes MTKISIREQVRYSISFKQKVVREVEKGLSVESVRRRYNIGGGSTIQNWIRQFGKHHLLSKVLRVETLEEKDRLKELEAEVKKLKLALADSMLEKQALETLIDIVDEHYDTDVKKNFAQQSSACVGRKGKK; translated from the coding sequence ATGACGAAGATATCCATTAGAGAACAGGTTCGGTATAGTATTAGCTTTAAGCAAAAAGTTGTCAGAGAAGTGGAGAAAGGGTTATCAGTAGAGTCTGTTCGCAGGCGGTATAATATCGGCGGGGGCAGTACTATTCAAAATTGGATCAGACAATTTGGTAAACATCATTTATTAAGTAAAGTGTTAAGAGTGGAGACGCTTGAAGAAAAAGACCGTTTAAAAGAATTGGAAGCTGAAGTAAAAAAGCTGAAGCTGGCCTTGGCAGACAGCATGTTGGAGAAGCAAGCTTTGGAGACACTAATCGACATAGTGGATGAGCATTATGATACAGATGTAAAAAAAAATTTCGCACAGCAGTCATCCGCATGTGTGGGGAGAAAGGGCAAAAAGTAA